TTTTGAATTTTCGGCAATGGCCAGAAACGTAGTCATAAAACAGCTTGAAACGGCGGCCACCAGCAAATGTTCCGGCGACCAGATTCCGGGCATTCCCTTCCGGAATTCGGGAGGAGTAGCTACCTCAATCGTTTCGGTTAAATCGGCCGAACTGAGTCGGCCCAGCCGAGCATATTGCCAGTCGAGATTTACTTTATATTCATGCGTTTCCATGAGAATAAACGAGAAGAAGTGGGCCTGCCTTGCAAATCAGGCTCACGGTTATGGTGTATGTTAAAGAAGTGTAGTTGGACACACGTAATCAGTAAGCGGTAGGTTCCCGGTCTTCTTGATGGCTGCAAAGCCACCGGCTACGTCGATCAGATTGGTGAACCCCCGTGCTTTCAGAATCGAGATGGCCACCATCGACCGATAGCCACCAGCACAGTGAACGTAATACGTTTTACGACGGTCGATTCGAGCCATGTTGTCGTTCAGGTAATCGAGCGGCAGGTTCTCAGCGCCGACAATATGCTCTGACTCAAATTCGCTTTTCCGCCGAACGTCCAGTATGGGTAAATCTGGGTTCTTTTCGTAGCGTTCAACAAACGTATCGGCAGTAACGAAGGTAATCGTGTCGACCGCCCGGTTTTCTGCCTGCCAGGACGCAAACCCACCCAGCAAATAGCCAATGCAATTGTCGTAGCCAACACGGGCTAGTCGCAGCACTGCTTCCTCCTCTTTCCCTTCGGGGGCAATCAATAAAATCGGTTGTTTCAGATCAGGCACCAGTGTACCAACCCAGCTAGCAAACTGCCCTTCCAAGCCAATATTGACCGAGTTCAGAATAAATCCTTTGGCAAACTCCTGGGCCGTTCGAACATCGATCATCAAAGCCCCAACCTCATTGGCGGCTGCTTCGAACGCAGCTGGCGACAGTGCCTGAGTACCTTGCTGAAGTATCGCATCGACCCGTTCGTAGCCCATTTTATTGAGCACTGCATTTTTCGGAAAATACTGCGGAGGGGGCATCAGTCCGGCTGTAACTTCCTTCACGAACTCCTCTTTCGAGCGAGCCTGCAAGGCGTAATTGAAGCGTTTCTGATTCCCCAGCGTATCGGTGATTTCTTTACTCATATTTTTACCACAGGCCGAGCCAGCCCCATGGCCTGGGTACACAATTACCGCATCGGGCAGGGGTAAAATTTTTGTATGCAGGCTGTCGTACAGATACCCGGCCAGGTCTTCGCGGGTAAGGTCGGTTTTTACGGCCAGGTCAGGGCGACCAACATCGCCAATAAATAGGGTATCGCCCGTGAAAATGGCGGTTTCTTTGCCATTCTCGTCGATCAATAAAAACGTCGATGATTCCATCGTATGACCCGGCGTATGCAGCAACCGAATCGTCACCTTGCCTACTGGAAATTCCTCGTCGTCTTTAGCGATATGGGCAGTATAACCAGGTTGGGCCGTTGGGCCGAATACGATGGTGGCTCCAGTCTTGGCCGATAGGTCGAGGTGACCCGATACAAAGTCGGCATGGAAATGGGTTTCAAAAATGTATTTAATCGTAGCCCCATCGGCAGTTGCCCGTTCGAGATAAGGACTGGTTTCGCGCAGGGGGTCGATGATAGCCGCTTCGCCTTCACTCTCAATGTAATAAGCGGCCTCGGCCAGACAGCCGGTATAAATTTGCTCTACCTTCATGGTATTTTGATGATTAAATGGATAGATCAAAATTGGCTGAAAGGCGAGGCTGCTTCTGTGATGTATGTTACAGAGAGTACATGATTATCGTCAGTTTAGACTCGGTTCAGTGAGGTAGTTTTTCTCGTAGATACCCATACACCCACGTACCCGCCACAGCACTCAGCAAGGTAGCCACTACAACTACATAACCGCTACCAATCTGGGCAAACAATGGACCCGGACAGGCCCCTGTAATAACCCACCCAAGGCCAAACAACAAGCCACCAAAAATTTGCCCTTTGTTGAACGCCTTGGTGTGAAATTCGACCGTTTCACCCGCCAGTGTTTTGATCCTGAAGCGTTTAATGAGCCATACCGACAGCATAGCGACCAGCACCGCCGAGCCAATAACGCCATACATATGGAAGCTCTGCATCCGGAACATTTCCTGAATACGAAACCACGAAATGATTTCAGCTTTTACGAACACAATGCCGAACATGACCCCAACCATCAGGAACTTGAGATTGGCAAGACCGCTTTCGGCTTTTTTCATATCGTTGGGCGCATCGCACGCCAACGCATCAAAGTTTTCTATGTGTTGCATAATTCTAGAACCATTTCATCAGGTAAGGCAGAATCAGGTGGGTCATCGTGAAACCACCGATCATAAAACAACAGGTGGCTATCAACGACGGCCATTGCAGATTCGACAAGCCCGTAATAGAATGACCAGCTGTACAGCCACCCGCCCAGCGCGTACCGAAGCCTACCAGAAACCCACCAACTACAAAAAATATCAGTCCTTTCAGGGTAAACAGATTGGCAGTATTAAATAAGTCGGCGGGCATCAGTCCCGAAAAGTCCTGTATGCCAAGCACCCTAAGGTCAGAAATGGTAGCGGGAGCAAGTTGAATAGCAGTTGGATTTTCCAGAAAATTAGCCGCCAGAAAACCACCAAGCAGCACACCCGTTACAAAAAACAAATTCCAGATTTCCCGTTTCCAGTTGTACTGAAAAAACGGAATACCAGCGGGTAGGCAGGCAGCACAGATATGCCGAAGCGACGACGAAATACCGAATGATTTATTGCCGATCAGTAACAGGGTTGGAACGGTTAGGCCGATCAGTGGCCCGGCCACATACCAGGGCCAGGGCTTACGAATGAGGTCGATAAACTCCATGAATTGATTGATAAACGATAGTTGAGAATTAAATTGGTGCCTACCTACCCGATTGATTGTCGTAGGCTACCTATTGAATAGTCGTGGAGATTGATAACCCCCGCCCTACTCCCCAGGCGTATACATCACTCAACTCATCCAGATAAACTGATTGACCCCTACCATCGACACATTAGCCGCAAGTATGGCCATTAGCCCGTAGACCAGAAACGTCCGATCAACCCCTATGTTTTGTTGAGTAATTTCACAAAGCTCCTCAGACGACCGACTGTTTTCCGTGACAATTGTTACATAGCGTATTTAAACTCGCCGAAACAAGGGTTTTATGATTAAGATGAATTGCAACTAGTCCCCATTCTAGTAAAGAAACGACTTACCTTAACACATAGGCCGCTAACGGGTTAAACGACCATGCGCATCCATGAAGAACTGGTTTTGTTTTTTAGTGTCCTTAAATGGGTCATTCTGTCGGTACTGATTGGTTGTCTGACGGGTCTGGCGGCATCGGGCTTCATTCTCTTTATTCATTATGTGATCGAGCAAAGCAATCACTATCAGTATGTATTTTATTGGCTTCCACTCAGCTTTTTCGTCGCTAACCTACTGAGTCAGTTTGTCTTAAAACATCATATTGGCACCGATGCCCTGATTGCAGCCATCAACCGAAACTTTGGCAAAATCGAAGGAAGCTTCGTTCCTACCAAAATCATAAATGTCATCCTGATTCTGGCTACGGGAGGATCGGCGGGTAAAGAAAGTCCGTGTGCACAAATCGGAGCGGGATTAGGCAGTTTCTGCGCCAATCTATTCCGAGTTGATGATATTGACCGACGAAAAATGGTGCTATGTGGCTTTTGTGCGGGTTTCTCCTGTGTGTTTGGCGCTCCCATTGCAGGGGCATTGTTCGGCATTGAAGTACTGGCCGTAGGCGTTATTCTCTACGATGTGCTACTACCCGCTTTCGTGGCTTCGATCACGGCCTATCAGATTTCCTCGGCGTTGGGGGTCACTTTTTTCTATTACCCGCTTCAGTTTGTTCCGGCATTCGGCCGAGGTTTCTTCCTGCAATTGCTGGGTGGTGGCATCTTCTTCGGGCTTTGCGCCTATGGGCTGATTCGGGCAATTCAATCCAGTACATCGGTAGTAAATTCCATTCCAATCTGGCGCCCCTGGAAAGGCTTGTTGGGCGGTGTGGTACTGGTTGGCCTGACACTTTTGTTCTCCCGCGATTATCTGGGCCTGGGGCTCAATCTGATGGAAAATGCGATCGAAGGACATCCCGTGAGGTCGTATACTTTTTTGTTGAAAGCCCTCTTCACGGTTATTACCCTGAGCATCAGCCGGAGTGGAAGCGTTATTACACCCACTTTATTTATTGGCGCTACGGCAGGTAGTTTTTACGCTGACCTTATCGGAGCAGATCATTCAACATTCGCGGCCATTGGCTTTGTAAGTCTGCTGGCGGGTTCGGCCAACACGCCCATTGCCTGTAGCATTTTAGCCATCGAACTGTTTGGCGCTGAGGTTGCCCCCTACGCAGCTATTTCCTGCGTTATTAGCTTTCTGATGTCCGGCCATCGTAGCCTGTACGCATCGCAGGTTCTTACTATACCCAAGTCCAGTGCAATACCAACCGAAATTGGCCAGGAATTCAACGCCATGGTATCACCCATAATTCGATGGCGGGTTCATGTACCAAACTGGTTAAAAAAGATAGCTCAGCGTTTTCGTAGGTAACCCTAAAAATCGACCGCAAACACGAACGCCACGGGATCATCCCATGGCGCCGTTTTCGTCCAAGTTAAGAAAAGTGGGTAATGATTATTTATCGGGCTGGGGCCGCTGCAAGCTGATTCACTACGTATTCCAGTTGCCGAGCCTCGGTTATACCTGACTGTCGCCAAACGACCCGCCCTTTTTGAAACAGGATAAGGGTGGGTACACCCTGAATCCGGTATGAACTGGCAACGGTAGGGCTTTGGTCGACATCAATTTTCAAGACGCGGACTCGGTCGCCCATGTGTCCGGCAAACTCGTTCAGAATAGGGGTCATCATTTTACAGGGCCCGCACCATTCGGCAGAGAAATCGACGAGGACGGGGATATCGCCCTGGATGATTTCATTAAACGTTTCTTTTTTCGGCGTTTCCATAGGTATTCGTTCGTTTTTGCCTGATTTGATGAAGCATATCGCCCAGCAAAAATCCGGTGGCAGCTCCCCAAATGGTCATCGTTTGCCAATGCGATTGTATCGGGCAATGCCCGGTCAAACAGCCAATCTCGCGCCAGTACACGAACCCACCCACGGCTCCCAGCAAAGCACCAACCCATTGCCATCGGTTACTATACTTCTTCATATGGTATCTCGTCCAGAGCTTCCTTTGTATTCACTTTGCTCATAGGCGTTCGCCTGGGAATGTCGCAGCCAGCCGCCCCACAGCCCATGTTCAACAGGCTCTGCAACAGCAGTATACCACCCATCAGGCCAAGCAGCGGCTGACGATCCGTAATGGCACTCCAGATGATGAGGCTTCCGGCTATTAACCGGACAATCCGCATGACATCCCAGTTTTTCAGTAAAGTTTCCATAGGCTATGGTTAATTGGCGTGTTTTCGGGCCCGGTTGGTTCGAATGCCAAACGGCAGATAGAGCGGACAAGTACTAACCAGGCTGGTAGCGATGAATATGGCAGCAACCACCAAACTTATCATGCCCCAGGTGCCGGTAAGAATATCTGTCGCAAACAGGGCAATTAGTATCACGGCAATAATAATCCGAATGATTCGGTCAGCAGAACCCATGTTCTTTTTCATAGCTGTATTTTTTAGGCTAAGTACGACTAGCTGTAAACCTGTTTCCGTGATAAAAATCACATAACCAACTATTGCAACGCCTTCGAATTCGCTTTCATTTGCAAGGAGTTACCAGCCATTCTTGCCATTTCCGGTCGATAATTCACAAAAAAATTGATCCAGGTTCGTCGGGCAAGCCGAAAAAAGAAGGGAGTCAGAATTATTAGCGACGGCAGGAGGACGATCAGATAGTAGTCCAGATTGATGTCCAGTATGGCATAAAAGAGTACGAAGGAGCTAATGATAAAGGCTACGTAATAGGCATAGCTCACATACATGGCTCCGGTAAAAAAGCCCGGCTCCGGCGAATACCGCAGATGGCAATGGCTGCACTCCTCGTGCATTTTGTCGAACTGTTTCAGGTTATAGGCGCTTTTACTCACAAAAAAATCACCTTCCTGGCAACGTGGGCATTTATTGAAAAGAATGCTATTGAGTTTGGTTCCCTTTAACATGGCCTTATCGAGTTTATGTGCTGATCGGGCCGTTCATTGGCTGGCGATCACTTATAGCTCAAAAGTAGCCGGCCATTTTACCGAAATCTGTGATAATTGTTACACAGGAGGCTGATTCTGGTAAGTGAATAAATCCTGAAGCTGTTTAAACTTTTCTGCTCAGGCCAGGAAAACGGACGTTTTCGCTCCATTCGTAAATGTTTAAATAGCTTACTTGTGAATTATGCCGAAGAAGTTTTTGACAGGATGTACAGAATTTTATCGAAACGGGTAATCAATCCTTCTTTAGGGTGCTTGGGCAAACGTAATCGGTCGTGTTGATGCGTCCACTTTTCTGAATAGCCCCGAAGCCCCCGGCCACATCGATCACGTTATCGTACCCCCGCGATTTCAGGATAGAGGCCGCCATCATTGACCGATAGCCGCCTGC
This window of the Spirosoma aerolatum genome carries:
- a CDS encoding MBL fold metallo-hydrolase; the protein is MKVEQIYTGCLAEAAYYIESEGEAAIIDPLRETSPYLERATADGATIKYIFETHFHADFVSGHLDLSAKTGATIVFGPTAQPGYTAHIAKDDEEFPVGKVTIRLLHTPGHTMESSTFLLIDENGKETAIFTGDTLFIGDVGRPDLAVKTDLTREDLAGYLYDSLHTKILPLPDAVIVYPGHGAGSACGKNMSKEITDTLGNQKRFNYALQARSKEEFVKEVTAGLMPPPQYFPKNAVLNKMGYERVDAILQQGTQALSPAAFEAAANEVGALMIDVRTAQEFAKGFILNSVNIGLEGQFASWVGTLVPDLKQPILLIAPEGKEEEAVLRLARVGYDNCIGYLLGGFASWQAENRAVDTITFVTADTFVERYEKNPDLPILDVRRKSEFESEHIVGAENLPLDYLNDNMARIDRRKTYYVHCAGGYRSMVAISILKARGFTNLIDVAGGFAAIKKTGNLPLTDYVCPTTLL
- a CDS encoding DUF6691 family protein, whose product is MQHIENFDALACDAPNDMKKAESGLANLKFLMVGVMFGIVFVKAEIISWFRIQEMFRMQSFHMYGVIGSAVLVAMLSVWLIKRFRIKTLAGETVEFHTKAFNKGQIFGGLLFGLGWVITGACPGPLFAQIGSGYVVVVATLLSAVAGTWVYGYLREKLPH
- a CDS encoding YeeE/YedE family protein; amino-acid sequence: MEFIDLIRKPWPWYVAGPLIGLTVPTLLLIGNKSFGISSSLRHICAACLPAGIPFFQYNWKREIWNLFFVTGVLLGGFLAANFLENPTAIQLAPATISDLRVLGIQDFSGLMPADLFNTANLFTLKGLIFFVVGGFLVGFGTRWAGGCTAGHSITGLSNLQWPSLIATCCFMIGGFTMTHLILPYLMKWF
- a CDS encoding chloride channel protein; this translates as MRIHEELVLFFSVLKWVILSVLIGCLTGLAASGFILFIHYVIEQSNHYQYVFYWLPLSFFVANLLSQFVLKHHIGTDALIAAINRNFGKIEGSFVPTKIINVILILATGGSAGKESPCAQIGAGLGSFCANLFRVDDIDRRKMVLCGFCAGFSCVFGAPIAGALFGIEVLAVGVILYDVLLPAFVASITAYQISSALGVTFFYYPLQFVPAFGRGFFLQLLGGGIFFGLCAYGLIRAIQSSTSVVNSIPIWRPWKGLLGGVVLVGLTLLFSRDYLGLGLNLMENAIEGHPVRSYTFLLKALFTVITLSISRSGSVITPTLFIGATAGSFYADLIGADHSTFAAIGFVSLLAGSANTPIACSILAIELFGAEVAPYAAISCVISFLMSGHRSLYASQVLTIPKSSAIPTEIGQEFNAMVSPIIRWRVHVPNWLKKIAQRFRR
- the trxA gene encoding thioredoxin, translated to METPKKETFNEIIQGDIPVLVDFSAEWCGPCKMMTPILNEFAGHMGDRVRVLKIDVDQSPTVASSYRIQGVPTLILFQKGRVVWRQSGITEARQLEYVVNQLAAAPAR
- a CDS encoding YgaP family membrane protein; this encodes MKKNMGSADRIIRIIIAVILIALFATDILTGTWGMISLVVAAIFIATSLVSTCPLYLPFGIRTNRARKHAN
- a CDS encoding DUF983 domain-containing protein; translated protein: MLKGTKLNSILFNKCPRCQEGDFFVSKSAYNLKQFDKMHEECSHCHLRYSPEPGFFTGAMYVSYAYYVAFIISSFVLFYAILDINLDYYLIVLLPSLIILTPFFFRLARRTWINFFVNYRPEMARMAGNSLQMKANSKALQ